One segment of Erigeron canadensis isolate Cc75 chromosome 2, C_canadensis_v1, whole genome shotgun sequence DNA contains the following:
- the LOC122588809 gene encoding mannose-1-phosphate guanylyltransferase 1-like, translated as MKALILVGGFGTRLRPLTLSFPKPLVDFANKPMILHQIEALKAIGVSEVVLAINYQPEVMLNFLKDFESKLGIKITCSQETEPLGTAGPLALARDKLVDESGEPFFVLNSDVISDYPLKEMIAFHKSHGGEASLMVTKVDEPSKYGVVVMEESTGKVEKFVEKPKLFVGNKINAGIYLLNPSVLDRIELKPTSIEKEVFPKLASENLLFAMVLPGFWMDIGQPKDYITGLRLYLDSLRKKSSSKLASGAHIMGNVLVDESAKIGEGCLIGPDVAIGPGCVVEPGVRLSRCTIMRGVRIKKHACISSSIIGWHSTVGQWARVENMTILGEDVHVCDEVYTNGGVVLPHKEIKASILKPEIVM; from the exons ATGAAGGCACTTATTCTTGTTGGAGGATTTGGAACTCGGTTGAGACCGTTGACACTAAGCTTCCCGAAGCCACTTGTTGACTTTGCCAACAAACCCATGATCCTGCACCAG ATCGAAGCTCTCAAAGCTATAGGTGTCAGTGAAGTGGTTCTTGCCATCAATTATCAACCAGAG GTCATGCTTAATTTCTTGAAAGATTTTGAAAGTAAGCTTGGGATAAAGATCACATGCTCACAAGAGACTGAGCCGCTTGGAACTGCAGGGCCCCTAGCTCTGGCTCGTGACAAACTAGTCGATGAATCTGGTGAACCGTTTTTTGTTCTCAACAGTGATGTCATCAGTGATTATCCCCTTAAAGAAATGATTGCATTCCACAAGTCCCATGGTGGTGAAGCTTCATTAATGGTGACGAAG GTTGACGAGCCCTCAAAATATGGTGTGGTCGTTATGGAAGAATCAACTGGGAAAGTTGAAAAGTTTGTTGAAAAACCAAAACTATTTGTGGGTAACAAGATTAATGCTGGGATTTACCTCCTGAACCCATCGGTTCTGGATCGAATCGAGCTCAAGCCCACTTCAATCGAGAAAGAAGTATTCCCAAAATTAGCATCCGAGAATCTGCTATTTGCAATGGTTTTACCTGGGTTTTGGATGGACATAGGACAACCAAAGGATTACATCACTGGATTAAGACTATACTTAGACTCTCTCAGAAAGAAATCTTCGTCTAAATTAGCCAGCGGGGCACACATTATGGGGAACGTTTTGGTAGACGAGAGTGCCAAGATCGGTGAAGGGTGTTTAATTGGACCCGATGTTGCAATTGGGCCAGGGTGTGTGGTTGAGCCAGGTGTCAGACTCTCACGCTGCACGATAATGCGTGGAGTCCGCATCAAGAAACACGCATGTATCTCAAGTAGTATCATAGGGTGGCACTCGACCGTTGGCCAGTGGGCTCGAGTTGAAAACATGACTATTCTTGGGGAAGATGTTCATGTGTGTGATGAAGTCTACACCAACGGCGGTGTGGTCCTGCCACACAAGGAGATCAAGGCTAGCATCTTGAAGCCAGAAATAGTTATGTGA
- the LOC122588632 gene encoding uncharacterized protein At2g39795, mitochondrial-like, which translates to MSLNAIFRRSAPLAARLLTTGQTRCFTHQSGGSAALFTAVNHLISVDKFMAQQSFSYSASPAVKRPSSDDSLIRVIESEIKCSEDSFEEVDDIPEGFPFKISDNPGQQTVTLTREYQGETIHVEVEQSSLVTGEEDDEDDDADDDTEKDNQASLPMIVKVSKAGGPCLEFGVTAYADEIVIDSLSVKDPDMTEDQLPYEGPRFDELDENLQKAFHKYLEIRGIKPGVTNFMHEYMVNKEHREYTNWLKNLKKFVEA; encoded by the exons ATGTCTCTCAACGCTATCTTTCGCAGATCGGCGCCTCTGGCAGCTCGATTACTGACCACCGGTCAAACCAGATGCTTCACCCACCAAAGCGGCGGCAGCGCTGCTCTGTTCACCGCCGTCAATCACCTCATTTCCGTTGACAAGTTTATGGCTCAGCAATCATTTTCTTATTCCGCTTCACCTGCTGTGAAACGACCTAGTTCTGATGATTCATTGATTCGTGTTATTGAATCGGAAATCAAATGCTCTGAAGATAGCTTTGAGGag GTAGATGATATTCCCGAGGGTTTCCCTTTTAAGATCAGTGATAACCCTGGACAGCAAACCGTAACTTTAACCAGAGAATACCAAGGTGAAACTATCCACGTTGAAGTCGAACAATCTAGCCTTGTTACAGGTGAGGAAGacgatgaggatgatgatgctgatgatGATACTGAAAAAGACAATCAAGCAAGTCTACCGATGATTGTGAAAGTCTCTAAAGCTGGTGGGCCCTGCTTAGAATTTGGTGTCACtgcttatgctgatgagattgtCATCGATAGCTTGTCTGTGAAAGATCCAGATATGACTGAAGATCAACTTCCTTATGAAGGACCTAGATTTGA TGAATTGGATGAGAACTTGCAAAAGGCGTTCCACAAGTATTTGGAAATCAGAGGAATCAAGCCCGGAGTCACAAACTTTATGCATGAATACATGGTGAACAAGGAGCACAGAGAGTATACAAACTGGCTGAAGAACCTTAAGAAGTTTGTGGAGGCTTAA